The DNA sequence ATATGAGGACACAATATTTGATTTCATAAAATTGATTctatttaaatatgaaataaatataaagttTAATTATGTTGGAATGCATTTTAAATATAGAAGTGACTTGAATAATCAGTTTTAAAATCATAATGTTCAATTTCAAACttacataaaataaattttagagaaaaattaattatattttgcaAGAACCAAACATAGAAACatgcaaacaaaaacaaaacaagtgTAAGGAAGGAATTAATACATTGTATTGAttccatttattttattatcttaAGCTTACATAGAGCAAGTCTAGCTAGCTATTGCTAGTTAGATAAATTGAACTCATGCAACAAGAGACTTAATTATTCCAGTTTCAAAGGAAGCAGGAATAAAAATAAATGGAAAAGGGTCTCTTAACTCCCGTTCAGCCAAATACAAACGTTTTCCACCTTCACCAAAATGTTGATACGTCCCAATATCATAACAAGCACCAAATCCATCACGGCAAAATCCAAACTGATAACCATTTTCATGTTTTAAGATACCGAATGTGCCAGAAACTATTGGGAAATCATTATAGTTTCCATAACCACCAATTCCAACACAAGATTTATGAATAATGTTATCAACAAATACTATCCATTTTGATGAATCAGCACAATCAGGCTTCTCACTAACTTCAATCACAAGTGGCGTACTGGTGAAGATTTTTTCAGAACTGTGTTCTAAATTGGTAAATTTCACTGATGTTGCAAAGGCAAATGGGTTGTTACTTTGTAGGATAGTAACTTCACAGTCGGAGTTACCGGTTTTTCCTAGTTCTAATCCACGACCA is a window from the Vicia villosa cultivar HV-30 ecotype Madison, WI unplaced genomic scaffold, Vvil1.0 ctg.000015F_1_1_2_unsc, whole genome shotgun sequence genome containing:
- the LOC131621935 gene encoding kunitz-type trypsin inhibitor-like 2 protein, yielding MKLVYSLTLSFLLFVFITNLSLAFPNGNEQVLDIMGAPVIAGKKYYITSASIGGGGPGRGLELGKTGNSDCEVTILQSNNPFAFATSVKFTNLEHSSEKIFTSTPLVIEVSEKPDCADSSKWIVFVDNIIHKSCVGIGGYGNYNDFPIVSGTFGILKHENGYQFGFCRDGFGACYDIGTYQHFGEGGKRLYLAERELRDPFPFIFIPASFETGIIKSLVA